The proteins below come from a single Vibrio cyclitrophicus genomic window:
- a CDS encoding ABC transporter ATP-binding protein codes for MHTSIIKAEAVSKTVSTNQEHLTILEHVDIDIREGETVAIVGTSGAGKSTLMTLLAGLDVPTMGEISLLGQPLSQLDDEARAKIRSESVGFVFQSFLLIPSLSALQNVTLPCLLKGEDEDIERATALLESVGLKDRLDHLPSQLSGGEQQRVALARAFMIKPKILFADEPTGNLDQQTAAKIIELLFELNSSHGTTLVLVTHDPKLAQRCQRTLKMHVGHIEEV; via the coding sequence ATGCATACATCCATCATAAAAGCAGAAGCTGTTTCCAAGACAGTGTCTACTAATCAAGAACATTTAACAATCTTAGAACACGTCGATATCGATATTCGTGAAGGCGAAACTGTGGCGATTGTGGGGACATCCGGTGCTGGTAAATCGACCTTAATGACTTTGCTTGCGGGTCTTGATGTACCAACAATGGGCGAAATCAGTTTATTAGGTCAGCCTCTATCACAACTTGATGATGAAGCTAGAGCAAAAATCCGCAGTGAATCTGTCGGGTTTGTATTTCAGAGCTTTTTGTTAATCCCAAGTTTATCTGCACTGCAAAATGTCACACTACCTTGTTTGCTTAAAGGTGAAGACGAAGACATCGAACGTGCGACCGCTTTATTAGAGTCTGTCGGATTAAAAGACAGGCTCGATCACTTACCATCTCAACTATCTGGCGGCGAGCAACAAAGAGTAGCTTTAGCCCGTGCCTTTATGATCAAACCAAAAATCTTGTTTGCCGATGAACCTACCGGCAACCTAGACCAACAGACGGCAGCAAAAATTATCGAGCTGTTGTTTGAGCTCAACTCTTCCCACGGAACAACGTTAGTCTTAGTGACACATGATCCTAAGCTTGCACAACGTTGCCAGCGAACTTTGAAAATGCACGTCGGTCATATAGAGGAAGTCTAA
- a CDS encoding ABC transporter permease, with protein sequence MNSSKGLNKRLFSWSIEEIRHGQLWPVSIALTLIIACVFALSALAERMEQVIVKQGKDALTADSVFISANPIPQLLLELTEAEQLESSQLTRFSTMAFSDHSMQLVTVKAVESNYPLRGEMILQQANDTFRNHVEPGELWLDERIFAQLEVEIGDNVTIGDADLTITGRITQEPGLSFNPFQQMPAVLIHESDIDATGAIQPGSRVSFRLFLNGDETQLKSAQDSIELTPSDRWRTQDSASRTNEMFESTTQYLSLTVAIVVIMAATTLVLTCQHYVASRRKTIAMLKSLGASKQWIIKWLSVQVFLLVVIGAVLGIAIGIGLEFLLRIPLGDLLPTPLPSYGAEPAILAILSSLLIGVPALGIPLIGLVSTSAISVIQSSHQSNESYKKYLLLLVPIIPMMLMYGDNLLVWIVLVGIACLFLVLAIVSTVVLRLFSKLPTSTSMRLALSRINRTPLATGIQFGSLALSLMLLSIIWLVRSDLLSDWQQTLPENAPNAFALNIASYEKDSYLATIDSNEVERTQAFPIIRGRLTTINGVEAAEYSDTSDQTDALSREINFTWGDSLPEYNEVLEGSWTQEQGVSVESDVADQLGLKIDDELSFTINSQSVSAKVNSIREVEWREMKPNFYFIFTPDVLSSIPSTWLVSFRLEEQHNQMLNELSRKHPTVSLMDIRKMGSKIQELLKQIVWSITVLAALGVVAGLLLIFTLLRLSLSQRQQEIRLYRTLGASKKRILNTIWCEYGLMALVAGSIAALGSELSVAGVMNFGFELEPSLHPMLWVVLPILTFITLAAVVNSLIKRLLAPMNKDFG encoded by the coding sequence TTGAATTCATCAAAGGGACTCAACAAACGCCTGTTTTCATGGAGTATAGAAGAGATTCGACACGGACAACTGTGGCCAGTATCGATCGCTTTAACGCTAATTATTGCCTGTGTATTCGCGTTGTCAGCGTTGGCGGAGCGTATGGAACAAGTCATTGTTAAGCAGGGAAAGGATGCTTTAACAGCGGACAGTGTGTTTATTTCGGCGAACCCAATCCCACAGCTCTTACTCGAACTCACTGAAGCTGAGCAGTTAGAAAGCTCCCAATTAACCCGTTTTTCAACCATGGCATTTAGTGACCACTCAATGCAGTTAGTCACGGTTAAGGCTGTTGAAAGCAATTATCCATTACGCGGCGAAATGATACTTCAGCAAGCTAATGATACGTTTAGAAATCACGTAGAGCCGGGGGAACTTTGGCTGGATGAACGTATATTTGCTCAACTTGAAGTTGAAATTGGTGACAATGTCACGATTGGCGATGCGGATTTAACGATAACAGGGCGAATCACCCAAGAGCCTGGGTTGAGCTTTAACCCATTCCAACAGATGCCTGCAGTATTGATACACGAAAGTGATATCGATGCCACAGGTGCAATTCAACCGGGCAGTCGCGTTAGCTTTAGATTGTTTTTGAACGGCGATGAAACACAGCTTAAATCCGCTCAAGACAGTATCGAATTAACACCAAGCGATCGATGGCGCACGCAAGATTCAGCAAGCCGCACCAATGAGATGTTTGAAAGCACCACGCAATACCTGTCACTGACCGTTGCCATCGTGGTGATTATGGCTGCAACGACTTTAGTTTTAACTTGCCAGCACTATGTGGCGAGTCGTCGTAAAACCATCGCGATGCTTAAAAGCTTGGGGGCGAGTAAGCAATGGATCATTAAATGGCTGTCAGTACAGGTCTTTCTACTTGTGGTTATTGGCGCAGTATTAGGCATCGCTATAGGTATAGGCCTAGAGTTTTTGCTTCGAATTCCGCTCGGAGACTTACTGCCAACGCCGCTTCCTAGCTATGGTGCAGAACCTGCTATTTTGGCCATTTTATCTAGTCTTTTGATTGGTGTTCCTGCACTCGGAATTCCATTGATTGGCTTGGTCTCGACCTCAGCAATCAGCGTGATTCAATCGAGCCACCAGTCAAACGAAAGTTATAAGAAGTACTTGTTATTGCTCGTTCCTATTATTCCAATGATGTTGATGTACGGCGATAACTTGTTGGTATGGATAGTCTTAGTGGGTATTGCATGCCTGTTCCTAGTGCTAGCAATAGTGAGTACGGTTGTTCTTCGCCTATTCAGTAAGTTGCCAACGTCAACATCGATGCGCTTGGCGTTAAGCCGAATTAATCGGACACCATTAGCAACGGGCATCCAATTTGGCTCTTTGGCTTTGTCTTTAATGTTGTTATCGATTATTTGGTTAGTAAGAAGCGATTTATTATCCGATTGGCAACAAACCTTACCTGAAAACGCACCCAATGCTTTCGCACTGAATATTGCGAGCTATGAAAAAGACAGTTATCTCGCGACCATTGACTCGAATGAAGTAGAGCGTACTCAAGCGTTTCCAATTATTCGTGGACGATTGACGACAATCAATGGCGTAGAGGCAGCAGAATACAGCGATACATCTGATCAGACCGACGCCCTTAGTCGTGAGATTAATTTCACTTGGGGTGATAGTTTGCCTGAATACAATGAGGTGCTAGAAGGCAGTTGGACACAAGAGCAGGGCGTGTCTGTTGAATCTGATGTGGCTGATCAACTTGGATTGAAGATTGATGATGAACTTTCGTTTACCATTAATAGCCAAAGCGTTTCCGCAAAAGTGAATAGCATCCGAGAAGTAGAGTGGCGCGAAATGAAACCGAACTTCTATTTTATCTTTACTCCTGATGTTTTGAGTTCGATTCCGTCAACCTGGCTAGTGAGCTTCAGGCTCGAAGAGCAACACAATCAAATGCTCAACGAACTGTCCCGAAAGCATCCAACCGTCAGTTTGATGGATATTCGTAAAATGGGTAGTAAGATCCAGGAACTACTCAAGCAGATTGTTTGGTCTATTACCGTGCTTGCGGCTTTGGGTGTTGTAGCGGGGCTGTTACTCATTTTTACCTTACTAAGGTTGAGTTTATCCCAAAGACAACAAGAAATACGCTTGTATCGAACTCTAGGGGCAAGTAAGAAGCGGATTCTCAACACGATTTGGTGTGAATATGGCTTAATGGCTTTAGTCGCGGGTTCTATTGCTGCTCTAGGTTCAGAACTTAGCGTAGCCGGTGTAATGAACTTTGGTTTTGAGTTAGAACCATCGCTTCACCCAATGCTCTGGGTTGTTTTACCAATTCTTACTTTCATCACGCTAGCTGCTGTCGTGAATAGTTTGATTAAACGATTGTTAGCGCCAATGAACAAAGATTTTGGTTAA
- a CDS encoding FAD-dependent oxidoreductase, producing MNHNKTDTNQPSIAIVGGGIAGTTSAIHFSELGFNVTILEKGPSLVNGPPICHLHAGGNLYRDISVEQCLQLLTQSIDTVRLFPHTINIRPTIIAVPHSDGGEPMDLLPRLKIIKNAYAELVKQDNSNQVLGDPDEYYKLYSKDELLALSTKTQPLKPISLDDWCIPFAKHTNLDTLKYPVAMVQEYGWSVFRLSATAQLSLGKQPNCTVLTNSRLKSVESTGQGWSLTYSDHENQNQHLTTDYLINASGFETGIVDDFVGSKQQRLVEFKAAYVTEWPYSQECKEEWPEVIFHGPRGTPQGMAQLTPYADGVFQLHGMTEGITLFEGGLVSSSTDSSQPQLPSKLLKKIISGWSEEQLELRTRAAITHMSQFIPSFSSAMVGGKPLFGAQQIPGTDPSLRASDVSFCGDRYARLEVVKASSTLEAAQKVAQRWFGVTETMPIESAHSVTMSLNINDIENRAIDLTKERGYPDALAKISGQEHH from the coding sequence ATGAACCACAACAAAACGGATACAAATCAACCTTCTATTGCCATTGTTGGTGGCGGCATTGCCGGAACGACAAGTGCGATTCACTTTAGTGAGTTGGGTTTTAATGTCACTATCTTGGAAAAAGGGCCGAGTTTGGTTAATGGCCCACCTATTTGCCACCTGCACGCGGGCGGCAATTTGTATCGAGATATTTCTGTAGAGCAATGTCTACAACTTCTCACTCAGTCTATTGATACCGTCCGTTTATTCCCACACACCATCAATATACGCCCAACAATCATTGCTGTGCCGCATAGTGATGGTGGGGAACCAATGGATCTACTTCCTCGTTTAAAGATAATCAAAAACGCTTACGCTGAGCTTGTTAAACAAGATAACAGCAATCAAGTGCTTGGTGACCCGGATGAGTACTACAAACTTTATAGCAAAGATGAGTTGTTAGCCCTTTCTACAAAAACTCAGCCTCTAAAACCGATTTCACTCGACGACTGGTGCATTCCTTTTGCTAAGCATACTAATTTAGATACGCTTAAATACCCGGTCGCAATGGTTCAAGAGTATGGCTGGAGTGTATTTCGACTTTCGGCGACGGCTCAACTGTCTTTAGGTAAGCAACCGAATTGTACTGTGTTGACCAACAGTCGCTTAAAGTCTGTTGAATCGACAGGACAAGGCTGGTCTTTGACTTACTCAGACCATGAAAACCAAAACCAACATCTGACGACTGACTACTTGATCAATGCTAGTGGGTTTGAAACAGGTATTGTGGATGATTTTGTCGGTTCGAAACAACAAAGACTTGTTGAGTTCAAAGCTGCATACGTGACAGAGTGGCCATATTCTCAAGAATGCAAAGAAGAGTGGCCAGAGGTAATCTTCCATGGCCCGAGAGGCACCCCGCAAGGTATGGCGCAATTAACGCCGTATGCTGATGGTGTGTTCCAACTTCACGGTATGACAGAAGGGATTACTCTGTTTGAGGGTGGGCTAGTTTCTTCATCAACAGATTCGTCCCAGCCACAGTTGCCTTCAAAGCTTCTTAAGAAAATCATATCCGGTTGGAGCGAAGAGCAACTTGAATTAAGAACTCGTGCTGCAATTACGCATATGTCTCAGTTCATCCCAAGTTTTAGTTCTGCAATGGTTGGTGGCAAACCTCTGTTTGGCGCGCAGCAGATTCCAGGAACCGATCCGAGTCTAAGAGCTTCAGATGTTTCATTCTGTGGTGATCGCTATGCTCGACTTGAAGTCGTAAAGGCGTCTTCAACACTAGAGGCCGCGCAGAAGGTTGCTCAACGTTGGTTTGGTGTGACCGAGACTATGCCGATTGAAAGCGCACACTCAGTGACAATGTCACTTAACATAAATGATATTGAAAACAGAGCGATAGACTTGACCAAGGAACGTGGTTACCCGGACGCTCTTGCTAAAATATCAGGGCAAGAGCACCACTAA
- a CDS encoding 5-oxoprolinase subunit C family protein codes for MGKLNNKPTLTVVKPGPLSLIQDFGRFGVAHLGLTQGGPVDDYSYSWANYLLGNAVNLAALEVTLGQCALKIDFDCEMALCGGDLQAKLDGMLLGNWSTFQAFKGQVLSFGLPKNGLRAYLAIKGGFDVPSTLHSCSTVTREQIGGLDQDGEPCKQGQQIGFSKHRITRPFKALSVTFRYKPDYNLPVNLRVIEGYQSNLFSEPAKETLYNTQYNVDQNSNRMGYRLNGEPVDSPDISLLSEGIALGAIQIPRDGQPIVLLNDRQTIGGYPKIGCVARIDLPRLAQAKPGHPISFSRGDRLGLQDVWCQWAQFFGY; via the coding sequence ATGGGTAAATTAAATAATAAACCGACGCTTACAGTAGTTAAACCAGGCCCTTTGAGTTTGATTCAAGACTTTGGCCGATTTGGTGTCGCTCACCTTGGGTTGACACAAGGCGGGCCAGTTGATGATTACTCTTATAGTTGGGCTAATTATCTATTAGGAAATGCCGTTAACTTAGCGGCGTTGGAAGTTACACTCGGTCAATGTGCGCTAAAAATAGATTTTGATTGTGAGATGGCGTTATGCGGCGGCGATCTACAAGCGAAGTTAGATGGTATGCTTTTAGGGAACTGGAGTACTTTCCAAGCTTTTAAAGGACAAGTCCTCTCATTTGGTCTACCTAAAAATGGATTAAGAGCGTATTTGGCAATTAAAGGAGGCTTCGATGTTCCTTCCACCCTTCATAGCTGTTCGACTGTAACGAGAGAACAGATTGGTGGGCTTGATCAAGATGGAGAACCCTGTAAACAAGGGCAACAAATTGGTTTTTCCAAGCATCGTATTACTCGCCCTTTTAAAGCGTTGAGTGTGACCTTCCGCTATAAACCGGATTACAACCTACCAGTAAATTTAAGAGTTATTGAAGGTTACCAAAGCAACCTCTTCTCAGAACCAGCAAAAGAGACGTTGTATAATACGCAATATAACGTTGACCAGAATTCGAATCGAATGGGCTATCGACTCAATGGCGAGCCAGTCGATTCCCCTGATATTTCTCTATTGTCCGAAGGTATCGCCCTTGGTGCGATTCAAATCCCACGAGATGGGCAACCGATCGTATTGCTCAATGACAGACAGACCATTGGGGGTTATCCAAAGATTGGATGTGTTGCGAGAATCGACTTACCGCGCTTGGCACAAGCCAAACCAGGGCATCCAATTTCGTTTAGTAGAGGCGATCGCTTGGGGCTTCAAGATGTATGGTGTCAGTGGGCGCAGTTTTTTGGTTATTGA
- a CDS encoding 5-oxoprolinase subunit B family protein — translation MTTNPIEFNIAPVAECSVLITLTLPHLKGDTNAINAQYMAHFSDAIRQNLTTVLMNVTPAYHTILVDYLPYRISEQQFIKQLNSLLAVALSSFSETQEALNVIELPAYYSPETALDLDRYQVKGLSIEDIIEYHTSQTYSVSAIGFIPGFAFMSDVVSRLALPRHSTPRLSVPKGSIAIAGSKTAVYPSESPGGWNIIGNCPLSLFDHSQLKNADTTQVPLSLLNVGDTVRFKAISKHEFMDLRFIALGGDITYG, via the coding sequence ATGACGACGAATCCGATTGAATTTAATATAGCGCCGGTTGCCGAATGTAGCGTTTTAATCACGTTAACGTTGCCGCATTTAAAAGGTGATACTAATGCGATCAATGCGCAGTATATGGCTCATTTTTCTGATGCCATTCGCCAGAACTTAACAACTGTATTGATGAATGTGACACCCGCTTACCACACTATATTGGTTGACTACTTACCTTATCGAATCTCAGAGCAACAGTTTATCAAACAGCTTAATTCGCTATTAGCTGTAGCGCTTTCTTCCTTCTCAGAGACTCAGGAAGCGCTCAATGTTATTGAACTACCCGCCTATTACTCACCTGAAACCGCGCTTGATTTAGATAGGTATCAGGTGAAAGGCTTGTCGATTGAGGATATCATTGAATATCACACCTCTCAGACCTACAGTGTCAGCGCGATAGGATTTATTCCCGGCTTTGCCTTTATGTCGGATGTGGTGAGTAGGCTTGCGTTACCACGTCACTCAACCCCGCGCTTAAGTGTTCCTAAAGGAAGTATCGCAATTGCAGGATCAAAAACGGCGGTTTACCCATCGGAGTCACCAGGTGGTTGGAACATTATTGGCAACTGCCCTTTGTCGCTGTTTGACCACAGCCAATTGAAGAACGCAGATACTACACAAGTTCCGCTATCACTGCTGAATGTAGGTGATACTGTCCGTTTTAAAGCGATATCAAAACATGAGTTTATGGATCTTAGGTTTATAGCGCTTGGTGGAGATATCACATATGGGTAA
- a CDS encoding 5-oxoprolinase subunit PxpA — MTTKILLNCDMGESFGNWKMGDDESVMEWVDMANIACGFHASDPHVMSKTIKLAQHYHTQIGAHPGYQDLVGFGRRSIPHTMDEISELVCYQVGALQALCRYHHTSIGYVKPHGALYNDMMANTDVFNAVAQAVAEFNIPLMILSSSDNQQYLDIADDHDLPLLFEAFADRAYLNNGQLAPRTRKGSVYVNQDDIYNQVMQIVNYGSVTTIEGERLPIEADTICVHGDNPQSIALIRKIRQDLNTFN, encoded by the coding sequence GTGACGACGAAGATTTTGCTTAATTGCGATATGGGAGAGAGTTTCGGCAACTGGAAAATGGGCGATGATGAGTCGGTTATGGAATGGGTCGATATGGCAAACATTGCTTGTGGCTTCCATGCGTCTGACCCTCACGTGATGTCAAAGACAATCAAACTTGCGCAGCATTACCATACTCAAATTGGTGCTCATCCGGGCTACCAAGATTTGGTTGGGTTTGGACGTCGCTCAATCCCGCATACGATGGATGAAATAAGTGAATTAGTTTGTTATCAAGTGGGCGCATTACAAGCGCTTTGCCGCTATCACCATACCTCTATTGGGTATGTGAAACCTCATGGTGCCCTTTATAACGATATGATGGCGAACACCGATGTTTTTAACGCAGTCGCTCAAGCGGTAGCTGAGTTTAATATTCCTCTGATGATTCTCTCTTCTTCTGATAACCAACAGTATTTAGATATTGCTGATGATCACGACTTACCTCTTTTGTTTGAAGCTTTCGCAGATCGAGCGTACTTGAATAATGGCCAACTCGCGCCGCGAACCCGGAAAGGTTCGGTTTACGTTAATCAAGATGACATCTATAACCAAGTCATGCAAATTGTTAATTATGGTTCAGTAACGACGATTGAGGGTGAAAGACTGCCCATTGAGGCAGATACAATTTGCGTGCATGGTGATAACCCTCAATCCATCGCTCTGATTAGAAAAATCAGACAAGATCTTAATACGTTTAATTAG
- the galE gene encoding UDP-glucose 4-epimerase GalE, translated as MNVLVTGGMGYIGSHTSIQMINAGMTPVLFDNLYNSKPSVLERIEKVSGVRPNFIEGDIRNKALLTETMKQHDIEAVIHFAGLKAVGESVAKPLEYYDNNVNGTLVLVDAMREANVKTLVFSSSATVYGDPASVPITEDFPTSATNPYGRSKLMVEECLTDFQSANPDWSITLLRYFNPVGSHPSGELGEDPQGIPNNLMPFVSQVAVGRREFLSVFGSDYPTKDGTGVRDYIHVMDLSDGHIAALEKVGRKDGLHIYNLGTGNGSSVLDMVKAFEQASGKEIPYKLVERRPGDIAECWADPAKAQKELGWNASRTLAEMTEDTWRWQSTNPNGFPG; from the coding sequence ATGAATGTTTTAGTTACAGGTGGCATGGGCTACATTGGTAGTCATACAAGTATCCAAATGATCAATGCAGGCATGACGCCTGTGCTTTTTGATAACTTGTACAACAGCAAACCAAGCGTTCTAGAACGTATCGAGAAAGTGTCTGGTGTTCGCCCTAACTTCATTGAAGGTGATATTCGCAATAAAGCGCTTTTAACTGAGACGATGAAACAACACGACATCGAAGCAGTTATTCACTTTGCGGGTTTAAAAGCAGTTGGTGAATCAGTTGCTAAGCCTCTTGAATACTACGACAACAATGTTAATGGTACGTTAGTTCTTGTTGATGCGATGCGCGAGGCTAATGTTAAAACGTTGGTCTTTAGTTCGTCAGCGACCGTTTACGGTGATCCTGCAAGTGTACCAATTACTGAAGACTTCCCAACAAGTGCGACTAACCCTTACGGGCGCAGTAAGCTAATGGTTGAAGAGTGCTTAACAGATTTCCAAAGTGCAAACCCAGATTGGAGCATCACTTTGTTGCGTTACTTTAACCCTGTTGGTTCTCATCCCAGTGGTGAGTTAGGAGAAGATCCGCAAGGTATTCCAAACAACCTAATGCCATTCGTATCTCAAGTAGCTGTTGGCCGACGTGAATTCCTGTCTGTATTTGGTAGCGATTACCCAACAAAAGACGGTACTGGCGTACGTGATTACATCCACGTTATGGACCTGTCTGATGGGCACATTGCAGCACTGGAGAAAGTAGGGCGCAAAGATGGTCTTCATATCTACAATCTTGGTACGGGTAACGGTTCAAGTGTGTTAGACATGGTTAAAGCATTCGAACAAGCAAGCGGTAAAGAGATCCCTTACAAGCTAGTTGAACGCCGTCCTGGTGACATCGCAGAGTGTTGGGCAGATCCAGCTAAAGCTCAGAAAGAACTGGGCTGGAATGCAAGCCGCACATTGGCTGAAATGACCGAAGATACATGGCGCTGGCAGTCAACGAACCCGAATGGATTCCCTGGTTAA
- a CDS encoding TonB-dependent hemoglobin/transferrin/lactoferrin family receptor produces the protein MYKQSLLSASIVLALSSTSAFAEDYALFDEVVVSSTRTNQTLINTAASVAVISDEQIEENMAKNVNEIFEYTPGVTMNSSSRQGAQTINIRGMEGKRVKILVDGSSQPGSFDGGPYAFINSSGISIDPDMLKSVEIIKGAASSLHGSDAIGGVVAFETKDPSDFLKDGEDFGGQAKLSYSSEDNSFSEHVALANRFDDLETLVAYTRRDGEELQNFRNPNDLENYAVEGQDTSADNLLVKLQYQLNESHRIEFLAELIKDTSDSDIYHSSYDSYTGADDTTQNRFAIKHIWFADGTIADTVTSKVSYISKEENGVTKRFKPAGPGMPPWVPANNDNLQTKDYEYTEDKLEIETQLDKEINNHYLVYGATYTHSDISNTNMEYNSDPATDNQLYVYTPDAKEQKFGLFIQDEISLVNDKLIVTPGVRFDYFSTDPGNNTTETLSDFSDSAVTGRLGSTYKLTDTGTIFGQISQGFRAPSFDELYYTYDNPGHGYVNDPNPDLKSETSISYELGYRHNTQASSSEIAAYYSDYDDFIETVVTKKVGGTTHYSNVNLDSATIKGIEFSNTLLWDVLVGAPKGISTHFVASYTEGEDGNGNALNSVNPWNAVLGLNYDAPNQNWGTSVKLNYTADKSGSDINFDDESGGNAGQAELPSATVVDLTAYYKPMKDLTIRGGVFNLTNEEYYRWNDIRGDDELYKENTQAERNYGISAKYEF, from the coding sequence ATGTATAAGCAATCCCTACTCTCTGCTTCAATCGTTTTAGCGCTTTCATCAACGTCAGCCTTTGCTGAAGATTATGCCCTATTTGATGAGGTTGTTGTATCCTCGACGCGCACGAATCAAACACTTATCAATACAGCGGCTTCTGTTGCAGTCATCTCCGATGAGCAAATCGAAGAGAACATGGCAAAAAATGTTAACGAAATCTTCGAATACACTCCAGGTGTAACGATGAACTCGAGCTCTCGACAAGGTGCACAAACCATCAACATTCGTGGCATGGAAGGTAAGCGCGTAAAGATTTTAGTGGATGGCTCATCGCAACCAGGTTCATTTGATGGTGGCCCTTACGCATTTATTAACTCTAGCGGTATTTCAATCGATCCCGATATGCTGAAAAGTGTCGAAATTATCAAAGGTGCGGCTTCAAGTTTACACGGAAGCGACGCTATTGGTGGTGTTGTCGCCTTTGAAACTAAAGACCCATCTGATTTCTTAAAAGATGGAGAAGACTTTGGCGGTCAAGCGAAACTGTCTTACTCTTCAGAAGATAACTCTTTCAGTGAGCACGTTGCATTAGCTAATCGATTCGATGACCTAGAAACATTGGTAGCCTACACTCGTCGAGATGGTGAAGAGTTGCAAAACTTCCGTAACCCTAACGACTTAGAGAACTACGCTGTAGAAGGTCAAGATACTTCAGCAGATAATCTTTTGGTTAAGTTGCAATATCAGTTAAACGAAAGTCATCGTATCGAGTTTTTAGCTGAGCTAATCAAAGATACTTCAGACTCTGACATCTACCACTCAAGCTACGATAGCTATACAGGTGCTGATGACACAACGCAAAATCGATTCGCTATTAAGCACATTTGGTTCGCTGATGGCACAATTGCCGATACTGTAACGAGTAAAGTATCGTACATTTCCAAAGAAGAGAATGGTGTAACTAAGCGCTTTAAACCTGCAGGCCCAGGTATGCCACCTTGGGTACCAGCTAACAACGACAACTTACAAACAAAAGACTACGAGTACACTGAAGATAAGCTTGAAATCGAGACTCAGTTAGATAAAGAAATTAATAACCATTACCTAGTGTATGGTGCAACTTATACACATAGTGACATCAGCAACACCAATATGGAGTATAACTCTGATCCTGCTACTGATAACCAACTTTATGTATATACTCCAGATGCTAAGGAGCAAAAATTTGGCTTGTTTATTCAAGACGAAATTAGCTTAGTGAATGACAAACTTATTGTTACCCCTGGTGTACGCTTTGACTATTTCTCAACTGATCCTGGTAACAACACCACTGAGACGTTGAGTGATTTCTCAGATTCTGCGGTAACTGGTCGTTTAGGTTCAACATACAAACTTACAGATACAGGCACTATTTTTGGCCAAATTAGCCAAGGCTTTAGAGCCCCTTCTTTTGATGAACTTTACTATACATATGATAACCCTGGACATGGGTACGTAAATGATCCAAATCCAGATCTTAAATCAGAAACCAGTATTTCATACGAGCTAGGCTATCGTCACAACACTCAAGCTTCATCATCTGAAATCGCGGCCTACTACAGTGACTACGATGACTTTATCGAGACAGTGGTTACGAAAAAGGTTGGTGGAACAACGCACTATTCTAACGTTAACTTGGATTCGGCAACGATAAAGGGGATTGAATTCTCGAACACGTTACTTTGGGATGTCTTGGTTGGTGCGCCTAAGGGTATTTCAACTCACTTCGTAGCTTCATACACAGAGGGTGAGGACGGAAACGGAAATGCACTAAATAGTGTTAACCCTTGGAATGCGGTGTTAGGTCTTAACTATGATGCACCAAACCAAAATTGGGGTACTAGCGTTAAGTTAAACTACACAGCTGACAAATCTGGTTCAGACATCAACTTCGATGACGAAAGTGGCGGTAACGCAGGCCAGGCTGAGCTTCCAAGCGCAACAGTTGTTGATTTAACAGCTTACTACAAACCAATGAAGGATCTGACGATTCGTGGTGGTGTGTTCAACTTAACTAACGAAGAGTACTACCGTTGGAATGATATTCGCGGTGATGATGAACTTTACAAAGAGAACACTCAAGCGGAAAGAAACTACGGTATTTCAGCTAAATACGAATTCTAA